GCATCCGGATATAACGGGCCGAAGTATTTGATCTTGCCCTCGCTGTCGCTGGGGCTTATATTGGCGGGCGTGCTGGCCCGCCTGATTCGCTCCAGCATGCTCGACGTGCTTCACCAGCACTATATCCGGACCGCTAAAGCCAAAGGCGTTGCGGAATGGGCGATCATTATCCGCCACGCGCTCCGGAACGCGCTCATTCCGACGATTACCTTTCTGGGGCTGCAGCTGGGCGCACTGCTGGGGGGAGTCGTCATTTTGGAGCAGGTCTTTTCATGGCCCGGCGTCGGCCGTCTCGTGCTCGATGCGATCAACGACCGCGATTATCCGGTCGTGCAGGGCTCCGTCATGTTCCTCTCGTTCCTTTTGATGCTCGTCAATCTGCTGGTGGATATCAGCTACGGGTTCATCGATCCGCGCATTAAACTCGGGAGGGGACGCACATGAAAACGGAGGCTCGGCTATCGCTCGTTCAATCGGAAAAGGAGGAACGAGTCAAGCCCGAAACGAAAGAATGGCGGCGAATCTTATCGCGATTTGTACGCAATCCCGGAGCGCTCATCGGAGGCATTTTGGTACTGCTTACCGTGATCTGCGCCGTGGCGTCTCCGCTGCTGGCTCCGTTCGATCCGCTCAAAGGCGGTTTGTCCGAACGGCTGGCGCCTCCATCCTTCGGCGGCGGCGGGCACTGGCTCGGCGCCGATGCGGTCGGGCGCGACCTGCTCAGCAGAATCATTTACGGCGCGCGGATCTCGCTGTTTGTCGGTATTGCGTCCGTTGCCATATCGACGGTAATCGGCGTCGCAGTCGGCCTTGTGTCCGGCTATTTCGGCGGATGGATCGACGACCTGCTCATGCGGATCGGCGATATCAAGCTGGCCTTTCCCTTTATTCTGCTGGCTATCCTGGTCATGGCCGTGTTCGGCACGGGAATCGGCAAATTGATATTCATCCTCGGCATTACCGGCTGGGTCGGCTTCGCCCGCGTCGTGCGCGGGCAGGTGCTGACCATTAAAGAGCTGGAATATGTGCAGGCCGCCCGTTCCGTCGGAGGGACGCACCTGCGCATTCTGCGAAAGCATATTTTGCCGAATGTCATGTCGCCCGTCATCGTGCTGATTACGCTTAATATCGCGACCAACATTTTGCTGGAAGCGGGACTTACCTTTTTGGGGCTTGGCGTCGATCCCGTCATTCCCTCGTGGGGAGGCATGCTTTCGGACGGCCGGATGTACGTCACGACGG
This genomic window from Paenibacillus humicola contains:
- a CDS encoding ABC transporter permease, giving the protein MKTEARLSLVQSEKEERVKPETKEWRRILSRFVRNPGALIGGILVLLTVICAVASPLLAPFDPLKGGLSERLAPPSFGGGGHWLGADAVGRDLLSRIIYGARISLFVGIASVAISTVIGVAVGLVSGYFGGWIDDLLMRIGDIKLAFPFILLAILVMAVFGTGIGKLIFILGITGWVGFARVVRGQVLTIKELEYVQAARSVGGTHLRILRKHILPNVMSPVIVLITLNIATNILLEAGLTFLGLGVDPVIPSWGGMLSDGRMYVTTAWWVATFPGIAIMLTVLGFNLLGDWLRDELDPNLKV